Proteins encoded by one window of Acidimicrobiales bacterium:
- the rfbC gene encoding dTDP-4-dehydrorhamnose 3,5-epimerase produces MASIQESDVVAGVVVVDPTTHGDARGRFVETYRRSWFPAGREMLQGNRSEKQAGALVGLHYHLHQADYWYLTRGRARVVLHDLREGSPTDGATLELDLDGDVERGVFIPPGVAHGFASLTDLTLTYLVDGYYNAADELGLAWDDPSVKADWGVVDPIVSERDRTNPSRDDIPPGRRPYWGLRT; encoded by the coding sequence ATGGCGAGCATCCAGGAGAGCGACGTGGTGGCCGGCGTGGTGGTCGTCGACCCGACCACGCACGGTGACGCACGCGGCCGCTTCGTCGAGACCTACCGGCGTTCCTGGTTCCCCGCCGGTCGGGAGATGCTCCAGGGCAACCGGTCGGAGAAGCAGGCCGGCGCCCTCGTCGGCCTGCACTACCACCTGCACCAGGCCGACTACTGGTACCTCACCCGGGGCCGCGCCCGCGTCGTCCTGCACGATCTGCGGGAGGGGTCCCCGACCGACGGCGCCACCCTCGAGCTCGACCTCGACGGCGACGTCGAGCGGGGCGTCTTCATCCCGCCGGGCGTCGCCCACGGCTTCGCCTCCCTCACCGACCTCACGCTGACGTACCTGGTCGACGGCTACTACAACGCGGCCGACGAGCTCGGCCTGGCCTGGGACGACCCCTCGGTGAAGGCCGACTGGGGCGTCGTCGACCCCATCGTGTCCGAGCGTGACCGCACGAACCCGTCGCGGGACGACATT
- a CDS encoding MauE/DoxX family redox-associated membrane protein, whose translation MAASVAVGLVLLVAGAAKLRQPEWPATAAAFGAPRWLSSTIPWVEVGLGALLVTAVGLPWTALAAAGLVTAFTAMVAVRLVLGHPVPCGCFGETSPRPVGVDTLARNLVLLGAAMAAALTSRHHGGPGSVAVGALGGAAFFAAARARAGARQ comes from the coding sequence ATGGCGGCGTCGGTCGCCGTCGGCCTGGTGCTCCTCGTGGCAGGAGCGGCCAAGCTCCGCCAACCGGAGTGGCCGGCCACCGCCGCCGCCTTCGGCGCGCCCCGCTGGCTGTCGTCGACGATCCCCTGGGTGGAGGTCGGGCTCGGGGCCCTGCTCGTCACCGCCGTCGGTCTGCCGTGGACGGCGCTGGCCGCCGCCGGGCTGGTGACCGCCTTCACCGCCATGGTGGCGGTCCGGCTCGTGCTCGGCCATCCCGTCCCGTGCGGCTGCTTCGGGGAGACGTCGCCCCGCCCGGTCGGGGTGGACACCCTCGCCCGCAATCTGGTCCTGCTGGGCGCCGCCATGGCCGCGGCGCTGACCAGCAGGCACCATGGCGGGCCCGGGTCGGTCGCGGTGGGGGCGCTCGGCGGCGCCGCATTCTTCGCCGCCGCCCGAGCCCGCGCCGGAGCGCGCCAGTAG